A DNA window from Bombus huntii isolate Logan2020A chromosome 10, iyBomHunt1.1, whole genome shotgun sequence contains the following coding sequences:
- the LOC126870457 gene encoding uncharacterized protein LOC126870457 has product MEELHVCLKRHSCEYKKMLFVIDRYSRYKTQLKENMEDLIVYDSDVLDDNDDEDIEDADEMEYLDIEMGGYENDEDFVVFEEYFHNFDSIAYRRNILANMEMLILRMLIMDGSLINILFSIYSKLKILLKDYYQRVEKFLERNKTLVEFQNNSEKKQPIKSFEKKYNQLQQLLLKITEKEIFLVETMVQPRMVQNNGENKNN; this is encoded by the exons ATGGAAGAATTGCACGTATGTTTGAAAAGACATTCGTGCGAATACAAGAAGATGCTATTCGTTATAGATCGCTACTCTCGA TATAAGACACAATTAAAGGAGAATATGGAGGATTTGATAGTGTACGATAGTGACGTTCTGgatgataatgatgatgaaGATATAGAAGATGCCGATGAAATGGAATATTTGGACATAGAGATGGGAGGATATGAAAATGACGAAGATTTTGTAGTcttcgaagaatattttcaCAATTTTGATAGTATTGCATATCGAAGGAATATTCTCGCTAATATGGAAATGTTAATTTTGCGCATGTTAATAATGGATGGATctctcataaatattttgttttcgATATATTCGAAGTTGAAGATCCTTTTGAAAGATTATTATCAAAGAGTTGAAAAGTTTTTGGAACGAAACAAGACGCTCGTAGAATTCCAGAATAATTCTGAAAAAAAACAACCAATCAAGAGCTTTGAAAAGAAATACAACCAACTGCAGCAGCTTTTACTTAAGATTACCGAG aaagaaatatttcttgtgGAAACTATGGTGCAACCGCGTATGGTTCAGAATAACGgggaaaacaaaaataattaa
- the LOC126870659 gene encoding BCL2/adenovirus E1B 19 kDa protein-interacting protein 3: MSSTGKFSSDEILGESWVELTPVPDRVTPLPFSSGGEEYLRLLREAQRDSLPSSARHSLASSRKGTPRDSPKSPPNSPNTELSTEDELKGVYINYCCNKEAAELLEKNTDWIYEWSSRPDQAPPKDWKFKHPQGVNKKKSYSIRTTKVGKVGLFSKEVLYTLFITNILSVLVGAGLGVWLSRRGSITSSVTIE; encoded by the exons AGTCATGGGTGGAATTGACTCCCGTGCCCGACAGGGTAACACCGTTACCGTTCAGTAGTGGCGGAGAAGAATATTTGCGACTTCTTAGGGAAGCGCAAAGGGATTCTCTGCCTTCGTCCGCTAGGCATTCTTTGGCATCTTCCCGTAAAGGCACGCCGAGAGATAg CCCAAAGAGTCCTCCGAACAGTCCGAACACAGAATTATCTACCGAAGATGAGCTCAAAGGAGTCTATATAAATTACTGCTGCAACAAG GAAGCCGCTGAGCTTTTGGAGAAGAACACCGATTGGATTTACGAATGGAGCTCGCGTCCAGATCAAGCACCACCGAA AGACTGGAAGTTCAAGCATCCTCAGGGAgtgaataaaaagaaatcttACAGCATTCGTACGACAAAAGTGGGCAAGGTTGGGTTGTTCTCAAAAGAGGTCCTTTATACTCTTTTTATCACAAACATTCTTTCTGTCTTGGTTGGAGCTGGCCTGGG GGTTTGGTTGTCCAGGCGAGGATCGATAACGTCCAGCGTAACCAttgaatga
- the LOC126870455 gene encoding retinol-binding protein pinta-like: MSTLNEYTCQLSTEEKAYMAANLNETDETRPIKIAEIRQWITENEDLHAPTDDFFILRFLRACKFNIEKTKSKLWNYYKQRANLPEWYSNRDPFLPELQELFDLGVFLPLRKLDNEGRMVVIIRAAAHSPNRHKMSDMLKASLMILDLALRDHESVTIHGITAILDISGITYEHVFQLPPSVIKNLVHAWQGCYPVRIYSLDFINTHKFINTVLNVFRSFMTTKLKQRVHVHARDKLKLYETLPVNMLPKEYGGMNGTVKELSEYWKRTVIENGEWFAEQEKYKLTLIK, encoded by the exons ATGTCGACGTTAAATGAATATACTTGTCAACTATCTACGGAGGAGAAAGCGTATATGGCGGCTAATTTGAATGAAACAGACGAAACCAGACCAATTAAAATTGCTGAAATAAGGCAATGGATAACGGAGAATGAAGATTTACACGCACCTACTG atGACTTTTTCATTCTACGTTTCTTGAGGGcatgcaaatttaatatcgaGAAGACAAAATCTAAATTATGGAATTATTATAAGCAGAGGGCGAATCTTCCAGAATGGTATAGCAACAGGGATCCATTTCTACCAGAGTTGCAAGAACTCTTTGATTTGGG GGTGTTTTTGCCTTTAAGAAAATTAGATAACGAGGGCAGAATGGTTGTGATAATACGTGCTGCAGCACATTCTCCTAATAGACACAAAATGTCAGACATGTTGAAG gCATCGTTAATGATTTTGGATCTAGCTTTACGAGACCACGAATCCGTAACGATTCACGGTATAACGGCTATCTTGGATATAAGTGGAATTACATATGAGCATGTATTTCAATTACCACCGAGTGTTATTAAAAATCTAGTTCACGCATGGCAGGGCTGCTATCCTGTTAGAATTTACTCGttggattttatcaatacTCACAAATTCATAAATACAGTCTTAAACGTTTTCAGAAGCTTTATGACTACAAAGTTGAAACAAAGAGTACATGTTCATGCACGTGATAAATTAAAGTTATACGAAACTTTGCCAGTGAATATGTTGCCAAAGGAATATGGCGGTATGAATGGAACAGTGAAGGAACTAAGTG AGTATTGGAAGCGTACGGTTATAGAGAACGGAGAATGGTTCGCCGAgcaagaaaaatacaaattgaCGTTGATTAAGTAA